A window of Ovis canadensis isolate MfBH-ARS-UI-01 breed Bighorn chromosome X, ARS-UI_OviCan_v2, whole genome shotgun sequence contains these coding sequences:
- the HSD17B10 gene encoding 3-hydroxyacyl-CoA dehydrogenase type-2: MAAACRSVKGLVALITGGASGLGLATAERLVGQGATAVLLDLPNSDGEAQAKKLGKSCAFAPADVTSEKDVQAALTLAREKFGRVDVAVNCAGIAVASKTYNLKKSQAHTLEDFQRVINVNLMGTFNVIRLVAGEMGQNEPDQGGQRGVIINTASVAAFEGQVGQAAYSASKGGIVAMTLPIARDLAPMGIRVMTIAPGLFGTPLLTTLPDKVRNFLASQVPFPNRLGDPAEYAHLVQAIIENSFLNGEVIRLDGAIRMQP, from the exons ATGGCAGCTGCATGTCGGAGCGTGAAG GGTCTGGTTGCCTTAATAACCGGCGGAGCCTCAGGCCTAGGCTTGGCCACAGCGGAGCGACTGGTGGGGCAGGGGGCCACTGCTGTACTTTTGGACCTGCCCAACTCAGATGGGGAGGCCCAGGCCAAGAAGTTAGGGAAGAGCTGCGCCTTTGCCCCAGCCGAC GTGACCTCAGAGAAGGATGTGCAAGCAGCCCTGACTCTAGCAAGAGAAAAGTTTGGCCGTGTGGATGTGGCAGTCAACTGTGCAGGCATTGCAGTGGCCAGCAAGACATATAACTTAAAGAAAAGCCAGGCCCATACCTTGGAGGACTTTCAGCGAGTTATCAAT GTGAATCTCATGGGCACCTTCAATGTGATCCGCCTGGTGGCTGGTGAGATGGGCCAGAACGAACCAGACCAGGGAGGCCAACGTGGGGTCATCATCAACACGGCCAGCGTAGCTGCCTTTGAGGGCCAG GTTGGACAAGCTGCATACTCTGCTTCCAAGGGGGGCATAGTGGCCATGACACTGCCCATTGCTCGGGATCTGGCTCCCATGGGTATCCGGGTGATGACCATTGCTCCAG GCCTGTTTGGCACCCCGCTGTTGACCACCCTCCCAGATAAAGTGCGCAACTTCCTGGCCAGCCAGGTGCCCTTCCCCAACCGACTTGGTGACCCTGCCGAGTATGCTCATCTGGTACAGGCCATCATCGAGAACTCATTCCTCAATGGAGAAGTCATCCGGCTGGATGGGGCCATCCGCATGCAGCCTTGA